The nucleotide sequence TTATCTGCTTGCAACTACTACTACTACTACTACTACTACTACTACTACTACTACTACTACACAGATAACATTCCTATGGAATGTTTCTTTTATATTATTTAGTAAGGCTGATTCCGTTAGGAATCATATTATCTGTTAGAAAGCCAATCTGAAAGAGAAAGGACAGTCCGTAGGACTGCTATCTCAAAATATGCAGCCCAAAAGACTGCATATTAATTTATACTTTCAGGTCAGATTCCAAACCAATCAATTCGCTGTTTGCATCAATAATCGGCTGAACTTCATTGGCAATGAATTCCTCCGTCTGAATCGGTGCAAAACCGATGAAGTTTTTAGGATCAAGAACTTCTTTTAATTTTGATTTATCTAATTTCAATGAATCATCATTTAAGATTCTTTCGATAAGGTCGTTTTCCTTTCCTTCTTCTTTTACTTTTTTAGACGCTTCCATCGAGTGAACTCTGATTACTTCGTGGATTTCCTGACGGTCGCCACCAGCTTTCACTTCTTCCATAATAATGTATTCTGTCGCCATAAAAGGAAGTTCTTCCATAATATGTTTGTTGATTCTGTTTGGATAAACAACGATTCCGTTCATAATGTTATTCCAAATCAATAGAATTGCATCAACCGCTAAAAACGCCTGAGGAATGGTTAATCTCTTGTTTGCAGAATCGTCCAAAGTTCTTTCAAACCATTGTGTTGAAGCGACCATTGCAGAACTTGTCGTTAAAGACATTACGTATTTTGCCAACGCTCCGATTCTTTCGCTTCTCATTGGATTACGTTTGTAAGCCATTGCCGATGAACCGATTTGGTTTTTTTCGAATGGCTCCTCAATTTCCTTAAGATTTTGAAGTAGACGCAAATCATTGGTGAATTTATGCGCAGATTGTGCGATATTTCCCAATAAAGCCACCACTTTAGCATCAATTTTTCTGTCATAAGTCTGCCCGGAAACGCCAAAAACTTTTTCGAAACCGAATCTTTTTGAAAGTTCTTTATCTAAGTGTTTTACTTTAGAATAATCTCCGTTGAAAAGTTCCAGGAAACTTGCAGCAGTTCCTGTCGTTCCTTTTACACCTCTAAATCTTAATGTTTCTAAGAAGAAATCAAGCTCTTCGATGTCAAGAACCAAACTCTGTAACCAAAGTGTTGCTCTTTTTCCAACCGTCGTTAACTGAGCCGGTTGGAAGTGTGTAAATCCTAACGTTGGAAGATCTTTATACTGAATCGCAAAATCCGAAAGATTTTTCATCACGTTCACCAACTTTTTCTTTAAGATCAAAAGTCCGTCACGGATTTGAATTAAATCTGTATTGTCGCCTACAAACGCCGAAGTTGCTCCCAAGTGAATAATTCCTTTTGCAGAAGGCGCCACATCACCATAAGCGTGAACGTGAGCCATCACATCGTGACGAAATTTTTTCTCGTAAGCTGCAGCCGCATCATAATCGATGTTTTCTGCATTGGCTTTCAATTCAGCGATTTGCTCGTCTGTGATGTCAAGTCCAAGGTCTTTTTCTATTTCAGCAAGGGCAATCCAAAGCTTTCTCCAGTTTTGGAACTTGTTGTTATGCGAGAAATTAAACAGCATTTCTTCACTGGAATAGCGCTCTTCCAATGGATTTTTGTAGGAATTCATTTTTTTCTTTTTACTTTTTTTAGATTACACAAAAATAGGAATTTTCATTGAGAATTTAAAATCATAAAAAGTTCTCTCGATTTAATTTTTCACAACACTATTATCCTCAATTAATCAATAAACTATAATTTTGCAACCCGTTATTAAGATGGAATTATGAAGAAATTGGAAATTAAAAAGAATATTCAAAAATTAGAAGATAAGAATCTATCTTTCCGTGTTTTTGAATTAAGTGAAGAGAATTTAAGCCAATATCTAAAGCCTCATAAAAAAGATCATTTTTTTATCCTTGTGATTGAAAAAGGAAAGTTACAACTCCATATTGAAGATAAAATTCATTCTTTGAAGACCGGACAAATTTCCGTCGTATTTCCAGAGCAGGTTCATTTTACTTCAGATTTAAGCTCAGATTTAAAAGGTAAGATTATCCTTTTTGAAGAAATTTTGTTCTGTTCCGATATTCTGAAAAACGAACTGAGTACTTATAATGTCAATCTTTCCACTCAACTGAATTGTACCATTTTATCTGCCGAAGATTTTGAACAAAGTGTCAATGCGATCAGAATTATTAAAGGAATTTATGAACATCCAAGCTTGATAAAAAAAGAACAAGCGAGATTTCAGATTAAGATTTTTCTTTTAGGTTTGATAGAATCCGTTCACGGTTTGCATCCTATTTTACATAAAGAAACAGTCGACAAACCCATTTATGTTCGGTTTAAAAAGCTTTTGAATGAACATTACAAACAGTACAGAACTGTACAATACTACGCTGAAGAATTAGCTATTACTCCAAAAAAATTAAATTCAATTACTAAAAAACATTGCGGAGAAACGGCGATTCAGGCGATTCATAATAGAATTTTAATTGAAATAAAGCGTCAGTTAATGTTTTCCGACCTTTCTCACAAAGAGATTGCTTTTGATTTAGGATTTAATTCACCTTCTGCCTTAAACAAATTCGTGAAATCAAAATTGAAAGAAACACCTACCGAACTTCAGCAGGAACTGGCGCAAATGTATAACGCATAGGCTTGTTTGTATAACATTACCCGTTTTGCTTGGTCTAATTTTGTCTCATTAAAATTTCATATAAAAAATGAGCAAATTATTTATTGCAGGAGAGGTTTTCCACGGAGCTGGAACTCTTTCTGAATTAGCAAATATCAAAGGGACAAAAGCGGTAATCGTAACTGGCGGAAGCTCCATGAGAAAGAGCGGAACGCTGGATAAAGCGGTTGCTTACCTTACTGAAGCTGGAATCGAAACTAAGATCTTCGATGGTGTGGAAGAAGATCCTTCATCTGCAACGTGTGCAAAAGGAGCTGAATTGATGCAAAATTTCCAACCAGACTGGATTATCGGTTTGGGAGGTTGTTCAGCAATTGATGCGGCAAAAATTATGTGGGTTTTCTATGAATATCCTGATGCAGATTTCGATGCGATGACCAAGCCATTCACGGTTCCGGTTTTAAGAAACAAAGCAAAATTTATCGCAATCCCTTCTACAAGCGGAACAGGAACTGAAACTACTGGTCTTGCAGTAATTACTGACAGAGAAAAAGGCGTAAAATATCCTATCGTTTCTTACGAATTGACTCCGGATATTGCAATTGTTGACGGTGAAATCTGTGCTTCAATGCCGGCTCACGTTACATCAAATACTGGTCTTGATGCTTTGACTCACTGTGTGGAAGCTTACGTTTCCAATATCGATAACAATATCGCTGATGCACTTTCTAAAGGTGGATTGGAGATTGTTTTTGATAATTTGAAAGAAGCGGTAGAAAATCCGAACAATATTGTAGCACGTCAGAATATGCACGATGCATCATTTATGGCAGGTTTAGCGTTCAACAATGCTTGGTTGGGAATCGTTCACTCTTTATCTCATCAGGTTGGGGCTTTGTACGGAATTCCACACGGAGCTTCTAATGCGATTTTCCTTCCGAATGTGATTCGTTATAATGCTCAAGCAACAAATCGTTTTCCTGATTTGGCAAGAGTAATTGGTAAAGAAACTGCTGAAGATTTGGCTCAGGCTATTGAAACTTTACGTTCTGAAGTTAATAATCAATCAGCAATCAAAGAATTTGGAATTTCCAGAGAAGATTGGGATAAGAATCTTGATTATATTGCAAACAATGCTTTGGTAGATCCTTGTACAGGTTTCAACCCAAGAGTTCCGACTTTGGATGAGTTGAAAGCAATTTACAATGCTTGCTACGAAGGTCTTGTTTATGCTGAAGAGAGTGTAACAGCTTAATTTTAAGATTCAAATATTTGAACAAAAAAACAGGAAGTCAATTTGATTTCCTGTTTTTTTCTATTTTCAATTGATTATTTGATATTGAGTTTGATTTAACTTAAATATCATTATTTAATCCAATATTCGGCTAGATATTTGTATTTTACCCTTAAATTCGTATAAAATGGTGTCAAAAATTACATCAGAAATCAAAGTCAGTGTTACTACAGAATATGACAACTTTAATAGTTATCCTTCTGAAAATCGATTCGTTTTCAAATATCACATTGAGATTCAAAATCTTGGAAGTAAAACAGTGAAGCTTCTTAGCAGAAGATGGATGATTTATGACCTTGGCTTTGGATTTACTGAGGTTGAAGGTGCTGGTGTAATTGGTTTGACTCCAATACTTGAGTCAGGAGAAAGTTTCAGCTATTTCTCCAATGTGATTCTGAAATCTGGCGTCGGAAATATGGAAGGCTCTTATTTATTTGAAAGTTTTGGAAAGCCCGACTTATGTGTTGAAATTCCGAAATTCAACTTAGTTTCTGAGGTTTTGAGTAATTGATTACGATTGGAAATATAATTTATATTACTTCGGGTGTTAAAGCATTTTAAAGCGTTTTCCAAAAACAGAATTTACATCTTCATTATTTGTAACCATCAGTCTTTCAAAACTTAACAAAGAAATTTTTGCGCAAACTTCGGCATCTGCATCTGCACGGTGATGGTTGAATTTGATCTGATGATACTCAGCTAAATTTTTTAAGCCATAACTTTTCAAATCTTTCCATGCTTTTTTAGCAACTCCAATACTGCAAAGATAATTCATATTCGGTTTAAAGAAACCATAATGATCCAAACAACTTCTTAAAACACTGGCATCAAATGAAGCATTATGAGCAATCATAAGATTTCCGTACATCAGCTTTTCGACTTCGTACCAAACATCAGCAAAAGTAGGAGAGTGTTTCACATCTTCTGGATTGATACCGTGAACCGCTATATTATGATGATTAAAATAAGGATAGGAGGGTGGTTTTATCAACCAGGATTTAGTTTCCTTGATCTTCCCATTTTCTACAATACAAATTCCCAATTCGCAAGCAGAGTTTCTTTCGTGCGTGGCTGTTTCAAAATCGAGCGCTATAAAATCCATAAAATCTTATTTTTTTGATCCGGTAAAATGTTTAAAAATCAACCATTTTGTTTGATAATAAGGATCTATTTGACTTTTTTGCCTCAATTGTATTGATTTGGGTAAATACCAATAAAATCCAAGGTGTGATTTTAAAATTGCCCAAAAATGTCTCCAACCATTTTTATAGGCTAAATAAACAGCAGCATAAGCGTCTAAATTCAACCTAAAAAATAAAATAAAAAATACTTTTGAAGCAGGTAAATTCTTCAACAACATAGTCAGATTATTTCTGAAATTGAGAAAAGTTTTTTGTGGATTTTGTTTGTTTAAAGTTCCACCGCCAACGTGATAAACTTTGGATTTTCCAGTATAATAGATTTTTCTTCCAGCGTTTTTCAGTCTCCAGCAAAGGTCTATTTCTTCTTGGTGTGCAAAGAATCTTTCATCAAAGCCATTCATATCCCAAAAATCTGCTGAGCGGATGAATAACGAACAACCAGAAGCCCAGAAAATTTCAGTTTCATCGTCATATTGACCATTATCAAACTCTATGTCATCAAAAACTCTTCCTCGACAATAAGGATAACCTAAATTGTCTATCAAACCACCAGCAGCA is from Epilithonimonas vandammei and encodes:
- a CDS encoding AraC family transcriptional regulator; amino-acid sequence: MKKLEIKKNIQKLEDKNLSFRVFELSEENLSQYLKPHKKDHFFILVIEKGKLQLHIEDKIHSLKTGQISVVFPEQVHFTSDLSSDLKGKIILFEEILFCSDILKNELSTYNVNLSTQLNCTILSAEDFEQSVNAIRIIKGIYEHPSLIKKEQARFQIKIFLLGLIESVHGLHPILHKETVDKPIYVRFKKLLNEHYKQYRTVQYYAEELAITPKKLNSITKKHCGETAIQAIHNRILIEIKRQLMFSDLSHKEIAFDLGFNSPSALNKFVKSKLKETPTELQQELAQMYNA
- a CDS encoding 3'-5' exonuclease, with amino-acid sequence MDFIALDFETATHERNSACELGICIVENGKIKETKSWLIKPPSYPYFNHHNIAVHGINPEDVKHSPTFADVWYEVEKLMYGNLMIAHNASFDASVLRSCLDHYGFFKPNMNYLCSIGVAKKAWKDLKSYGLKNLAEYHQIKFNHHRADADAEVCAKISLLSFERLMVTNNEDVNSVFGKRFKML
- a CDS encoding iron-containing alcohol dehydrogenase, giving the protein MSKLFIAGEVFHGAGTLSELANIKGTKAVIVTGGSSMRKSGTLDKAVAYLTEAGIETKIFDGVEEDPSSATCAKGAELMQNFQPDWIIGLGGCSAIDAAKIMWVFYEYPDADFDAMTKPFTVPVLRNKAKFIAIPSTSGTGTETTGLAVITDREKGVKYPIVSYELTPDIAIVDGEICASMPAHVTSNTGLDALTHCVEAYVSNIDNNIADALSKGGLEIVFDNLKEAVENPNNIVARQNMHDASFMAGLAFNNAWLGIVHSLSHQVGALYGIPHGASNAIFLPNVIRYNAQATNRFPDLARVIGKETAEDLAQAIETLRSEVNNQSAIKEFGISREDWDKNLDYIANNALVDPCTGFNPRVPTLDELKAIYNACYEGLVYAEESVTA
- the purB gene encoding adenylosuccinate lyase; protein product: MNSYKNPLEERYSSEEMLFNFSHNNKFQNWRKLWIALAEIEKDLGLDITDEQIAELKANAENIDYDAAAAYEKKFRHDVMAHVHAYGDVAPSAKGIIHLGATSAFVGDNTDLIQIRDGLLILKKKLVNVMKNLSDFAIQYKDLPTLGFTHFQPAQLTTVGKRATLWLQSLVLDIEELDFFLETLRFRGVKGTTGTAASFLELFNGDYSKVKHLDKELSKRFGFEKVFGVSGQTYDRKIDAKVVALLGNIAQSAHKFTNDLRLLQNLKEIEEPFEKNQIGSSAMAYKRNPMRSERIGALAKYVMSLTTSSAMVASTQWFERTLDDSANKRLTIPQAFLAVDAILLIWNNIMNGIVVYPNRINKHIMEELPFMATEYIIMEEVKAGGDRQEIHEVIRVHSMEASKKVKEEGKENDLIERILNDDSLKLDKSKLKEVLDPKNFIGFAPIQTEEFIANEVQPIIDANSELIGLESDLKV
- a CDS encoding glycosyltransferase family 2 protein, with the protein product MTFAIAILNWNGKTWLEKFLPSVIRHSSVAEIFVIDNASTDDSIVFLKDNFPEVNIIQNKVNFGFAAGYNEGLKLIRADIYCLLNSDVEVTENWLSPIINLFTVNKDIAAVQPKILDYNQKQKFEFAGAAGGLIDNLGYPYCRGRVFDDIEFDNGQYDDETEIFWASGCSLFIRSADFWDMNGFDERFFAHQEEIDLCWRLKNAGRKIYYTGKSKVYHVGGGTLNKQNPQKTFLNFRNNLTMLLKNLPASKVFFILFFRLNLDAYAAVYLAYKNGWRHFWAILKSHLGFYWYLPKSIQLRQKSQIDPYYQTKWLIFKHFTGSKK
- the apaG gene encoding Co2+/Mg2+ efflux protein ApaG, whose amino-acid sequence is MVSKITSEIKVSVTTEYDNFNSYPSENRFVFKYHIEIQNLGSKTVKLLSRRWMIYDLGFGFTEVEGAGVIGLTPILESGESFSYFSNVILKSGVGNMEGSYLFESFGKPDLCVEIPKFNLVSEVLSN